A DNA window from Fragaria vesca subsp. vesca linkage group LG3, FraVesHawaii_1.0, whole genome shotgun sequence contains the following coding sequences:
- the LOC101312915 gene encoding putative FBD-associated F-box protein At5g53635-like: MTLWLPIPWHWQCLIDPFTGWLYFWNPVTNVTQYERPSPPLYHHQFYLQQYLYPWLPPPYHWSQLIQYSNQYPAPSIPTAVQAPHWITIPFSYPRHQSFIQEGEDRISELPDDLICHILSFLPTLSAVRTTLLSKRWNEMWTFVRHLDFDIYRDKFRYESHFTSFVQSILLRRSSLDIEKIRFRYANSPDESSYLNDLVSAAVSCNVIELDLQIHGPCWYVVDLPRSIFRCKTLKVLKLCIDQDIDIPEPPTSGCFPSLKIFHLTVVDPHETLGRLLSYIPVLEDLSIHVEVKYSHIFYDNINVKVSAPELKTLKLSMEWEDYFDYDEITKQYHFCVDAPKLENLEVIQIPLSNYILENPKSVVNASIAFEFLAEEEWPPFPDHAYQILAAISNVKMPLSFRSTFRGNQASKIPIFGSLNQLRLVLCNHNSSWEFLTELLQKTPNLEDLDLVLENVWEDEDYPELQWNPLQLVPDCLSSNLKTISIRGFKGRQVETKLAKYMLLNGCHLNKMTIYTSISEKEETCKEFLTFKRAMTCQLEFKEMRL; the protein is encoded by the exons ATGACCCTATGGCTTCCCATACCATGGCATTGGCAGTGTTTGATTGATCCTTTCACAGGTTGGCTATATTTCTGGAACCCTGTAACGAACGTCACCCAGTATGAAAGGCCATCTCCCCCTCTCTATCATCATCAATTTTACCTACAGCAATATCTGTATCCATGGCTTCCTCCTCCTTACCACTGGTCACAACTCATCCAGTACTCTAACCAGTACCCAGCACCATCGATTCCGACTGCGGTTCAAGCTCCACACTGGATTACCATTCCGTTCAGCTACCCACGACATCAATCCTTCATTCAGGAAGGTGAAGATAGGATTAGTGAATTGCCGGATGACCTTATCTGTCACATACTTTCTTTTCTTCCAACATTATCTGCCGTAAGGACCACTCTTTTGTCTAAAAGATGGAACGAGATGTGGACTTTTGTTCGCCATCTAGACTTCGACATATATAGAGACAAGTTCCGTTATGAATCCCATTTTACGAGTTTTGTACAATCTATATTACTACGTAGGTCATCATTAGACATTGAAAAAATTCGTTTTAGATATGCCAATTCCCCTGATGAATCTTCTTATTTGAATGATCTGGTTTCTGCTGCCGTCTCGTGCAATGTTATTGAACTTGATCTTCAAATTCATGGACCTTGTTGGTATGTTGTTGATCTACCTCGTAGCATTTTCAGGTGCAAAACCCTCAAGGTTTTGAAACTGTGTATAGATCAAGATATAGATATTCCTGAACCTCCTACATCAGGGTGTTTCCCAAGTCTCAAAATCTTCCATCTCACAGTCGTAGATCCTCATGAGACACTGGGAAGACTTCTTTCTTACATCCCTGTGCTCGAAGATTTGAGCATACACGTAGAGGTCAAGTACTCTCACATTTTCTATGACAATATCAATGTCAAAGTTTCTGCACCAGAACTGAAGACGTTGAAATTAAGTATGGAATGGGAGGACTACTTCGATTATGATGAAATTACAAAACAGTACCATTTTTGTGTAGATGCCCCAAAGCTCGAAAACCTTGAAGTTATACAGATTCCTTTGTCAAATTATATTTTAGAGAACCCAAAATCCGTAGTCAATGCAAGTATTGCTTTCGAATTCCTTGCTGAAGAAGAATGGCCTCCCTTCCCAGACCATGCGTATCAGATTCTGGCTGCAATATCCAATGTTAAAATGCCTCTCTCTTTCAGATCAACCTTTCGAGGTAATCAA GCTTCTAAGATCCCTATTTTTGGTAGTTTGAACCAACTGAGGCTGGTTCTCTGTAATCATAATAGCAGCTGGGAGTTCCTAACAGAGCTTCTCCAAAAAACACCCAATCTGGAAGATCTAGATCTTGTGTTGGAAAATGTATGGGAAGAT GAAGATTATCCAGAACTTCAATGGAATCCACTTCAGCTTGTGCCTGACTGTTTGTCATCAAACCTCAAGACTATCTCCATAAGAGGATTCAAGGGTCGACAAGTTGAAACGAAATTAGCAAAATACATGTTACTAAATGGTTGTCATTTGAATAAGATGACGATTTATACATCTATCTCAGAGAAGGAAGAGACATGCAAAGAGTTTTTGACTTTTAAGAGGGCAATGACTTGTCAATTGGAATTTAAAGAGATGCGATTATAG